DNA sequence from the Sphaeramia orbicularis chromosome 13, fSphaOr1.1, whole genome shotgun sequence genome:
AGATGAAATcttcataaaaacactgaagcgcTGATAATgtcaaaagaagaataaaaaatagTGAAGTTGAATAATGAAAGTCCTAATGATGAAGCATAAAGTGTCATGAATGATACAAATAATGAAGACAGGATCAAAACAAACCCTCATAAACCTTCAGAATTTTATGAATCTGTTATTTATCACAGCTGAAGGTAGAGAACGAATATTTATCTGAACTAATTATTTATGCTTTTTGTTTGCGCTGAATTAACTTTCAATgactgagtgattttttttttttttttttaccatatttctACATGTGATGTGTAATTTGGACATTTTCAGTCTATAAACCACCAAGTTAAACAGCGGTTGACAGGTCAGAACATATGAGGATAAAACTATTCTCAGTATTTTGGGCAAACGGTTCATATTAAACCTGCTCTGTACGATTTCAAAACAACAACCAAAGGCAAAGTTTAATATTGAAGCCAGGTGAGGTGTACAGGTACTGACAGCTttatgtctggtctgtttagatccagaaaaacacactttaaggatccTCATGTAGGTGTAGAGGGTTAACATGACAGAAACACATATGGAAATGAACAGACAGAGTCCATAGATGTTATTGACTGTGGAGTCAGAACAGGACAGTTTAACTGTAGTCATTATCACAGTAGACTTTATGAATAATGTTTCCACacagatgtaaaaataaaaagagaaaaataaatttggtattcatataaatatagaattcaaATTCAAAATTATTGACATATTAACATTAAGTGTCGTAGAGTTGGTACTGTAGAATGCCGTGCATCGTGTTTCAGGAATGATGCAGGTCGACAGATGAAGTGGTTCATACAGTCTTTGAACAGTCATTCTGCTTCTTTGATGAATGTGCGGATGTACTGtctgtttcagcttcagttttttAACACATGGATGAAACACAACGTGAAATCCAACTGTTTATACCAGACTCAGAAGTTTCACTGGAAAATATATCTGAATCTTAACCAggtgtattattctcatttctagtccaaatatctcatcacacttaaaatgagatataatcacctaaagagtaacttttcagtgagatataagaactgatttttagacaataggtctagaaaatcttatttcaagaaatcttaccaagttaattttcacttgttccatttgcagattttttgcttgaattaagcttaaaaaaaaaaaaatcagttcttatttctcactgaaaagttactctttaggtgataatgtcttaaattttaagtgtgatgagatatttggaccagaaatgagaaaaatacacttggttaagatttggattttttccagtgttcatGGTGGATGTTACAGAGTCTGAGCAGAAAGAAGACTTTTACATAAGATGCGTATTTTGGATAAATTAAGGCCAtataataaagggttaaagagcggCTGACAGGTGAGCCAGTATAATGACAGGAGGATTCTCACAACATTGGGCACACTTTTCATATTAAACCTGCTCTGTAACAGCTCGAAACAGCCTCCAAATAAGAAGTTTATCAGTGAAGCCAAGTGAGGTGTACAGGTACTGACAGCTTTATGcctggtctgtttagatccagaaaaacacactttaagaaTCCACACGTACGAGTAAAGAATCAGAATTACAGGGCCAAAGACTGAAAAAGAAACAATAATGAGTCCATAGATGTTATTAATGGTGGTGTCAGAACAGGCCAGTTTAACGACAGAGTAATTATCACAGTAGACCTTATGGACAATATCACCACACAGGAGTAAAGACCTGGTTAAACAAACCATGATAACGCAGAGAAACAAAGGGCACAACCATGTGAGAGCGATGAGCATGGACATCCTGTTGGGGGTCATCAGTGTGTGATACTGTAAAGGATGGCAGATGGCCAGGTAGCGGTCATACGACATGATGGCCAGGCTTAAATACTCAACACCTCCGTATGAAAACAGAAAGAAGTTCTGCAGGAAACACAGTGAAGTAGAAACAGTGTGAACATCTCTGAGGATCTGAAGCAGAAGGAAAGGAAACAGCCCTGTACTACCAGACAGTTCATTCACAAACAGACTGCACAGAAACAGGTACATGGGTTCATGTAAGCTCCTGTTCACACAGATAAGCACAATCAGCAGAACATTGGAGATGATGATCCACACATATAAGCTCATTAGAATCAAGAAGAATAAGTATTTCAACAACCCAGTGTCAAAGTAGGCGCCAAGTGTCAAATGTGTGACTATGGTAGAGTTGAACATGGTCCGTTTGCTTCATAAGTCATAAAAGCGTCACATGTCGTATCAAAAACCCAACTGACAAACTGTTCAATCTGTGGAAACGAAACGTCAAATAGCTGAGACGTGTCCTCTCCATTTAAAACCTATGAAACACTGAAGTCAGAGCACAAGGAATACTGTTCATGTTAGTGTTCAGAGTCCCATCTGCCGAGTAAACGTAGCTGAATGTATTTTTGAGGACACGCCCACAGCTCTGAAACTCCAGGAACATCACTCTGACCAATGACAGCACCACATGTGAGGCCTGCACCAAAAACTACCCAAACACAACACAACCACCCTCCAGAACAAACACCATCACTGCTTTTGGGATCAACAGCTTTTTATCACCTGCAGATTCTGTCACATTCAGAATATTAGCTTCTGCACGTGAAActttaacaaaaacataacctttttATTGACGTCACAGGTAAAAGATGCTTCTAAACTCCTCTTGTCCTGCTGACGGCGTCTCCAGAGGTTCAGTAGTACATATGTTTTTCCAAAGTACAGCGGATTGCTTTCCTTTTCCACTGGTTGTGTCCACTGTGTTTTTGTTCCTTCATTGGACTTCAGATGTTGATGATGATCAGGCTCCGGTCAAACCTTGATGCGAACTCTGAGATCGTCACCTAAAAAATACAGAGACCCACTCAGTCCATTTCTAATGTTCCTGTTTGTAAATAAAGTAACTCATTTATTGATTGGTGATTCTGGCCGATCACTATGTGGATGAGTATGAGTGTCTGGTTGTGTTTCATAACCTTTAACCTCTGACCACGTTGATGATGTTTTCATTTCCTCTCAAAACAATCGGTCTCGACCTCTTCATGATTTTCAAATGTGCCAAAGTTTGACAAAAACTGGGGTCATAAATGAATCCAAGTTGACGCCTGGTTAAAAGCAAATTATCCTTCATGACGAAAAGTCCATACATGATGTTCATGAgcacaaacaaacaatacaaaaccaCTGTTCAACTtcggcccaatcccaattcaccccttggcccctcccccttaccccttttCCTCCATTTTGCGCATTCATGTGAAGGGATAGGGGTGTCCGGATTCTCGATGAGTCGAAGGGAGGGGGGCTGTTTGACCTttgaaactgagatttttcaggaccacactacaaatagagggatatgagaaatctcccataattctgttcaaattatcagcaagatggaggtaaacacagcaaaaaagtgcagcggtgtgatgaaagaaacacacaaatgtacacattttctttgtaaacaatttaatcatttgattgtttgtttaatgtcattttaatgaGTTATAAatcacatttctgcggtttgcggttgatagccacaaaaagatgaccaaagcccatggaacagacacggttacagctgctgacggcatggggagtTCTGTCGCAAACAAAGTTGTAACATCTGTTcatagtggcatcgatgactgctgatgacgtaacaggttttaaagggttgtcccatttcacaggggaatgtttcaacccctaccctttGAAACTAGTGCCAAGTGTAAGAGCCAAgtggtgaaatgggattgggccttcATGTCGTCCAAGGCCATGATTCAACTCTCAGCCTGAGGAAGAGTCAGAAGGACTGGTGGTTCCACTCAGACCTCTGAGGGGTTCTACCAGACCCAGATCCATTCTGACCCAGATCCATCCTGACCTAGATCCTTACAGACCCAGAGCCGTCCTTCCTCTTCCCATGCAGGGACATTTGTCTCGTTCTCTCTGTGATCATCAGTCAAAACACCATCCTTCATGACATCCCACTGCCTTGCTAAGCTAGCCTACTTTGCTACAATAACAACAGGCTAATCCATGCTCagttacaaaatgcagaggaaccTATAGCTACTCCTCTCTGGAGCAAAACAAGAATGTTTCAGATCAGTGTttttgagaaaaattaagaaaaggcCCCAAATGTGATCAAATTCACTAAGCTTATGTTGAAGACTATAAGTCAGCTTCTCTAATGCTAGACATGAAGAAAATTCTTTAAGCCAATGACTAATAGGAGGACATGATATACAGGTACatctaaaaaaatttgaatatcatgaaaagttcaagattttttgtctcTCATTTCAAAAATTTAAACCCATATATtgtatagactcattagacatagagtgaaatattttagaccttatttcttgaaattttgatgtttatgtcttacagataatgaaaacccaaaattcaatgtctcagaaaattacaatattgcataaaatcaattaaaacaaggatattttaaacaaatGTCAGGTTTCCGAAAAAGTCTGTTCATTTGTATGAACTCAGTCCTTGGTTGGTTCTCCTTTTACATGTATTACTGCATCAGTGTGCGgtgtcatggaggtgatcagcctgtggacctgctcag
Encoded proteins:
- the LOC115431189 gene encoding olfactory receptor 11A1-like, translated to MFNSTIVTHLTLGAYFDTGLLKYLFFLILMSLYVWIIISNVLLIVLICVNRSLHEPMYLFLCSLFVNELSGSTGLFPFLLLQILRDVHTVSTSLCFLQNFFLFSYGGVEYLSLAIMSYDRYLAICHPLQYHTLMTPNRMSMLIALTWLCPLFLCVIMVCLTRSLLLCGDIVHKVYCDNYSVVKLACSDTTINNIYGLIIVSFSVFGPVILILYSYVWILKVCFSGSKQTRHKAVSTCTPHLASLINFLFGGCFELLQSRFNMKSVPNVVRILLSLYWLTCQPLFNPLLYGLNLSKIRILCKSLLSAQTL